From the Candidatus Cetobacterium colombiensis genome, the window TTTTTACTTTCAGTGTTAAAGTTAGTAACAATATTGTTTGCATTATCTAAAACCTTAGTATTATCTTTAATTTTTGTTTCTAGGTTAGAAATATTAGTCAGTAATGTCGAAGCCTCTGTCATTAATTTTTCGTTTGATTTTATTAGAGTTTCTTTGTTGTTGTTCATTTCTTGATTTAAGTTCTCGTTCGCTTTCTTCAGCCAATCGCTTTGACTCTCTTTCATGTCTTTTATCATCAAGGGTATTGACTCTTCTAAGTCCAAAACTTTCTCTAAAGCTTTCTCTAGTGATGATTCCATTTTGTTGTATTGCTCTATCATCAACTTTAGTTCTAAATCCTGTTTCCGGTTGGTGTTTTGATAGTTCATTAGTAGTTCTTTCAATTGGTTGTTTTCCTGTATTAACTCTTGATAACTCTGGTCTTTCATATTGTTCTCTTGTTTTAGAAAATTCATTTTCTAGCCCCTCCTTACTCAATATTTCATGATTAAAAGTTTTACCTAAAGTATTTAATCTAAACTTATTTTTCTTTCCAGTTAAAATATTTTCTGAAACTGTAAAAGTAATATTTTTCTTGTGATCTTGCCAATCTACTTGATAACCTTTTGAATCCATTTTTTCAATAAACTCATTTTTATTTTGGCAGCACTTAGATATTTCTAAAATTGAATTAACAAGATTTAAACTATCGTTTGGGACCTCTTTATTTTCTAAAGATTTTTTAAGAGCCATATATTGTTCTTTTTTCCAAGCAATAATTTTACCTTGTTCAGTTGTTTTTTGAGGTATTTCTAATCCATGATCTTTGTTAATTTCATTAGAAATTTCTTTCCATTTTTCTAAATCATTTCTTGAGCATTGGAATTTATGTCCGTCAACATAAGAAACTGAATTAACAATCACATGACAATGAATATGTTTTTGGTCTGTATGAACTGCTAAAAAAACCTCGTTATCTTTTATAATTTTATTACAAAATTTTTCTGTAAGTTCAAGAGCTTCTTCAGGGGTAACTTCTCCCTCTTTAAAAGATTGAACGTAATGAAGATATTGACGCCCATTTTCTTTATTATAAAACTCTTTAGTATTCTGAAAATCATTAAAGGCTTCTTTCCAATCATTAGAACAATAAATTCCTTTTGTTAAATCTGCTTTTTTTCCCACATATTCTAAAGCAGATTTAGCTCCACCACTTTTGGAACTTGGATTACCTATTCCTTTAAGGATTGCCATAGCTCATTCAGCTCCTTTTTTATAGCTTCTACATCATCAGAATAATGACTTTTTTTAGCTATTTGATTAAGGTTATTTGAAGCTATTTTTAGAGTTCTAAAAATCTCCTTTAATGTTGTGTTATATTCTTCAATATCTGTAGCTAAATTTTTTCTTAAAAGTTCTCTAAAAAATTGGTTTTGGGTACACTCCAAAACTTTGCATTGTTCTACTAATAAATTGTAATCATCTTCATCAAGTCTTACTGTTAATTTTTTCATCTTTTCAACTCCTTTAAAAGTTAAATAAAAAGTACCTATTTTTATAGGGGAGTTTTTATTTAATTTAATGGGGGGATTAAAGGTGGGGCATAGCCCCCCTTTACAAGTTCTACTTTGACGACTAAAACGAAGTTTTTGACGGCAAAAGTAGTAAACTTGCCTTAGTAATTTTCACCCACAATTATATCAGATACTGTTGACACTTGTAAACATTAATACTATACTTAGATTAATAAAAGTAAAAAGGGGGAAATTACGAATGATTGAAAATAATTTTAATGAGCAAAAAAAGAAAAAAACTATTGCAGAATTAAAAGAAGAAATTAGGCAACAAAAACAGAAAGCTATTCGAGAAGCAAATAAGAAAATAAAGGCTCTTGAAAAAAGAGAGAAAGAACAGAAATTAAAACCATATTTTAAATTGGTTGAAAAATGTATCGATAATATTTCTGATAAAGATTTAGAAATTATGATTAAATATGTTGAATCTAAGTTTAAAAAATAAATTAAAAAA encodes:
- a CDS encoding plasmid mobilization protein, yielding MKKLTVRLDEDDYNLLVEQCKVLECTQNQFFRELLRKNLATDIEEYNTTLKEIFRTLKIASNNLNQIAKKSHYSDDVEAIKKELNELWQSLKE
- a CDS encoding relaxase/mobilization nuclease domain-containing protein, giving the protein MAILKGIGNPSSKSGGAKSALEYVGKKADLTKGIYCSNDWKEAFNDFQNTKEFYNKENGRQYLHYVQSFKEGEVTPEEALELTEKFCNKIIKDNEVFLAVHTDQKHIHCHVIVNSVSYVDGHKFQCSRNDLEKWKEISNEINKDHGLEIPQKTTEQGKIIAWKKEQYMALKKSLENKEVPNDSLNLVNSILEISKCCQNKNEFIEKMDSKGYQVDWQDHKKNITFTVSENILTGKKNKFRLNTLGKTFNHEILSKEGLENEFSKTREQYERPELSRVNTGKQPIERTTNELSKHQPETGFRTKVDDRAIQQNGIITRESFRESFGLRRVNTLDDKRHERESKRLAEESERELKSRNEQQQRNSNKIKRKINDRGFDITD